The DNA segment TTTCTGTATAACCAAATGAAAAACGAAATGCAGAATCTGAAGAATTATAcacaataaaaattaataatttatttattaaaaatgaaaatgtcacctaatttttttcaaaaaaaaattctctaaaatattattaaaaacggaaagaaaataatgatgatatattctctttttctttttgtaacttGTGATTATGAATTACGTGGGGAGAAGTTGAAAACAAATTTACCAATTAAAAAATAGccttaaaactatttattattgtCGATTCGATTATAGATTATCTAGTGGATTATTACATTTTAATCTTTTAATACTTCAatacacaaaaaaataataaaaatcataacttTTCAATCTATACTATGTTGGTGTAGTTTGAAGTagtttttcatttaaaatataaagtaaaaataaaaagacggTCGGTATAAGTGAGTAGGAGTTGATTTCTTTCGAAGCCGGCCGAGAAATCAAAAACTCACTTCCGTCTCTTTTGATCACAAACGTATTCCCATTCTAGATTCTAGGGTTTCTTTCTCTACCTTGGACTTTTGGCGAACTTCCGATAGATAAGGGAAGTTTCGCAATGGGGGCGAGATTCAAGAACTTGCAACAAGAACTGACAAAGGTGCTGAAGGACGGAGATGTGATTACGGGGATTCTAGAGGTAGATGGCGAGAGGAAACCCATTTTAGATGAAGCTGCCAAGATGCTGGAAGGTCTGCTCAAAGCGAGGAAGGCTTCAGCTGAACGTGCCCGATGAATTCCTCTGTCATCTGTCCAAGAAGATGATGCGTGATCCTGTATGAATCCTTTTCTTGTTTCTAATAAAATCGTTTATCATGGAATCTTTAAGCCTTTCATGGTGGCGAGTTTGATGTACATATAATCCAGTAGATTTGTTAAGGCTGTGACTGTGAATGTGTCGAGTTTGAAAAAATTGTTTAGCTTTCTTTCATGGAATCATTAAGACTTAGCAAACACAACGAGTCCATATTTGACTCAGTGTAACTGTGTTATATATGAATTGTAAAGATGACTCAGTATACGTTTATACTTGCTCATTGTTTCTGTGTGTTTATCACTTTATCAGAGCTACGAGCGATACTACATTGATCGATGGCTGAGGGAAGTCAACCACAGCGTTTGTCCCAAGCCCTTATCTCACACAAAACTAATACCAAACAAAGCACTCTCCAGCCATATCCGTCAGTGGTGCAAGGAGAACTTAGTCGACCTTCCTGAGACTGTAGCAGCTTGTTCTGATATGTCGATTGTCAAAACACTGATTGACAAGATATCCTCTTCATCAGTCTCATCTCAGAGGCCCACTGCCATGCTAGGCTATATCCAACATTTTCCATCTTCTACGCTAACCAAGTTGCTTGATCCACTCTTAAAGCCTGATGTCGACATTGATCCTGAGCTACAAAGTGATCTCGTTAAGACCGTCTTCTACCTCTCTTCCCACGAGGAGAACAAAACCTTCATAGGTCAAAACCCTTCCATCATCAACACTCTAATGTCTTGTTTGAAACAAGGGTCGAAGGAAACACGACGAGATGCAGCTGCTACTTTCGCGTTGCTGTCTTCCACAGGAAGTTCATTGCGTGTGTTGGCGCTCCTAGTAGATCTTCTTGCACAAGGCGATGACTCAGCATTCGATGCTGTCTCAAGTTTATGTGTCTTGGAAGAAAACAGGGATAGGGCTGTGCTGGCGGGTGCGGTACGTGTACTAACCAAAAAGCTCCAAGCTGATGCAATGGTCGACCATTCACTTTCTCTCCTTGCTTTGCTCTCTACAAGCCAAAATGCGGTTGAGCAAATGACGGAGCTCGCGTTGGTGTTCACTCTCCTAAAGTTCTTGCGGCGTTCAACCTACCAACCAAATGTGGAGAACGCTTTAGTGACCATCTTCAATGTAAGTGAAAGAGATGGATCCGGTTTAGAGTTCGTCAGTAAAGAGGAGAAACAGAAACGGACACTGACGAGCGTTGTTGTCAACGGGTCTGAACATGCACAAACAATGGCCCTAAGAATTCTCCAGGTTGCAGCAGGAAGCCGACGCTGAAACAGAATCCCCATACATATAGAGATGAAGGAAACAGCTCCATCTTAGATACCTACAAATGCcattctctgatttttttttctttttggagtCAATGTATAGATATGATACTAGTTGCCTACAGCCATGATTGTGTTTACAGGTTTTACCTTTTCTTGTTTGCAGTTTTTACTCTAAATGGACTCCAATATTCAAAGTGTAATCTAGTTTTACGCATTTTACGTGGATAAATCTAATGTTTTTAGTATAAAGCTTTCTGCCTTATATATTTctgtaaataataaatgataTACAGTAACAATATAATAACATATTGATGCGTGTGAATCTGTAGTTAAAACGATATTATTTCGTTTGAAGAAAACGATATTATTTCGTTTGAAGAAAATGATATTTGTGATAAGAGAATCTCTCCACCGTCAATCCTTGTCTAAGATTAACACTAACCAACACACTAGATGGCGTCAAATCAAATAGCCACGTAAAGTCGTGTAAGTATTTGAGCACAACAGTAATTTCTCtaataaacaaaccaactccACTAGGGTCTAGTAGCCATCTGCTTATTCTCTCGACTCTGCTTTTTTCATCCACTGAGAATTTTTGAATTTCATTAGCCTGTATAATAGAATTGGGGTTTCCATGATCTGTTGAATTCAAGAGGTGGGTTCCGTTAGACAAAAGTGGTCtgattctgattttttttttttgtgaagcaAACTTTCAATTAAAACTTAGGAGGAAACAATCAGGTTTGGTACAGAGGAGAGAGCCCGTTTGGCAACAGAGTGATACATAGAAATGTGAAACCAATGAACATTACATACATACTATGGCCTTTTAACTTGTGATGTTTATCCATCAATTTGAGGGATAATAAAAACAGAGTTCATAATATGGTTCTTTCTTAATAGTTCAGTAGATGAATGATTCTTCCACATCAAATCTTGGTGAAAGATTAGGGTAACAAAAATTAAGAAGGAAGAAGACTTGATATCATCAGAGACACGAAGTTTACAAAAGAAATATCGACTCCAAAAAAATTGGTTATGAATATATAGTCTACTGTTAAAACTGAAAACTGGTCTCAGTAtagccaaaaaaaattaaaagagtaTCTACaacattcaaaaaatattatttacaagcacttttttcttttggttagtagtcattttttttgtttcattattcATTGATGCATTAATGGGGATGGTCTGAAACCtaaatttatttcttgattGGGAACTTACCCTTAACCTTTTGGATCTCCTGTGGTTCTAAATAGAAGGCCTTGGCAAGCAAGTCATCAGGAATCGGGGGGTTAGCACCAAACAGAGACAGTCCAACACCTTGAGCCCCGGGGTTCTGACTGTCAAAAGCAGAGAGCACGGAAGCAGGAGCATTGTTAGGGTTTTGCTGGAAATGGAGAAGAGCTCTTGGGAATACAAAGACCTCCCCTTGTTGACATGTTTGTAGATGAGTTTTCCAGTGGTGGTCAAGAATCCAACGAAGAGACGTCCTTCAAGGACGAATATGGCTTCAGAGGCTCTGGGATGAAGATGCGGCGGGTTGAGTCCGCCTGGTGCGTAGTCGACCCGAGACATGGAGACACCCAAAGTGTTGAGGCCAGGGATTTTTTCAACGTTGGCACTTGTAACAGCTGAGCCCAGTGTGGTGTTGGTGGTGGATGCAGCATTGGCTAAGCCTATGTAGTAGATATTAGTCTATCTTCCTCAAAGACTCCAGCTCGCACAGAAGGTTTCGCAATGGCATCTGGGCCGATTGAGAAACGTGTTGACAAGCCCATTAAGCCCACTGAAGTCTCAATACTAGCTGTTGATACAGTTCTGAGTAAAAGGAAGAACTTGAGCTCTTGTCGTCTTCTGTGTACGGAGAACCCAGCTCAGAGGAGATCAGAGCATCCTATCCTTACCGTGAACAGATTCCAGCTACTTGATGCTGGCGTGTGCTAACTTAAGCTTTAGGTTAAGATGTACCCTTGTGTCTCCTCATGTATATAAGAGGCCTAGCGATGTATTAGGGTTTTCTCAAGTTGAATGAAGTATTAAAGTTATTCACAGTAGAAGTCTTCTGGTGTTACTTGTGCTGGGTCTTTGCATCGGTATCCGTTGACTTTCTCACCTATTAAGAACATGGTTAAAGTCAACGACAACCAAATTATAGTGTTGTAAGAAAATTagtgattcaagttcatacataactttacaaataaaaaaaaagttctaagAAGAGACGTATCCTCTTCATTATTCAGAAATGTGGCATGAGTCTACTTTTTTTCCAGAATATAAATGTTAGAAGAACAGATAAAGAGAGAGGTGATACCTTTGAGATCAGCAACACAAAAATCTTGGAGCATGTTTGATTCGGCAAAAGCCGTGTCAGCGGCCACAAGCAAGATGGTAACAATAAGATAAATCATGGAAGTCGCCATTTCTAGAAATGTTATTGATGAGTTTGAGAAAACCCTTTGACCTTATTTTCTCAATTTATATTTCTATCTCAAGAAGATCTAACCAATGGAGATAGGGGCTcgttaattttaacttttgctaTAATTAGGTTTAAGTGTGATCGTTGGTTTATATTTGGTGATTAAAATGGCTCTTGAATGTTTGAGACATCAATGAGAgcctatagttttttttttttttttgctaaaatatttTCTAGTGAGCCTATAGTTATAGGTTGACATTCACcataaatcaatactattaaaactgaagggcCTTTTTTGAGATTCCCTTggaattttgaaatatttacagATCTCTGCCACTGAAATATTTTTagtctatgattttttttttacatatattcacTACGCCTTTTAATTCAACAAGaactatttttgatatttttccttttattttactCAATTAACATATCTATTTatctacaccaaaactatacgACGTTAACAAATTCAACAACTATAGAATACATATCAAATGTCTTTCCTTCGATCGTAGCcataaaaaaagattaaatacactttttttgttaactttATATGTTCAAAAAATTGTATATTGAAATTTAATTCATCATGTTCCATCAGCACTGACACTTGAACATTTAAATTCATGTGTTCTCCTCACGAACTTTGGATTCTGCAGGtttcaaaattaaaacttaCAACTTTGGATTCTGCAGGtttcaaaattaaaacttaCATTATTCGATACAAATGTTTTATCTATTAATATGTAATTCAATGTTTTAATTACAATCATTAACTTCAACCATACATTTGTATTGCAATCGATAATAAACTTCAAGTATATATAACATTCGTGTTCATAGATTTGGAAGCTTCAATTTTTAGATGTACAGTATGAAGCTACAAACGAACCCCTAAACCccaaataattatttgtttattttattaattaaattattaatttttacaaaatgtCAGTCATATGTAGGGATAACTATTGGGTTTAAATGCcggtatattaaaaaaatgaataacaaATCCCCAAATTTTGAGAATTAAACGGGATTAACAACTGTGCAATATATTGTAGTTGCAAATATTTTTTCCAGATCAATAACCAAAAAAGGCGCAAcat comes from the Brassica rapa cultivar Chiifu-401-42 chromosome A01, CAAS_Brap_v3.01, whole genome shotgun sequence genome and includes:
- the LOC103830602 gene encoding putative U-box domain-containing protein 46, yielding MKLPRCWKVCSKRGRLQLNVPDEFLCHLSKKMMRDPSYERYYIDRWLREVNHSVCPKPLSHTKLIPNKALSSHIRQWCKENLVDLPETVAACSDMSIVKTLIDKISSSSVSSQRPTAMLGYIQHFPSSTLTKLLDPLLKPDVDIDPELQSDLVKTVFYLSSHEENKTFIGQNPSIINTLMSCLKQGSKETRRDAAATFALLSSTGSSLRVLALLVDLLAQGDDSAFDAVSSLCVLEENRDRAVLAGAVRVLTKKLQADAMVDHSLSLLALLSTSQNAVEQMTELALVFTLLKFLRRSTYQPNVENALVTIFNVSERDGSGLEFVSKEEKQKRTLTSVVVNGSEHAQTMALRILQVAAGSRR